One stretch of Methylopila sp. 73B DNA includes these proteins:
- a CDS encoding DUF6152 family protein produces MKATIVRGLTLAGLMATPALAHHGWSSYDSTKLVTLQGPVLESRFGNPHGSLTIEHEGKRWEAVLAPPSRMTARGLTESDIAVGATVKVEGYVSTRVATEIRAERIIVGSKTVELR; encoded by the coding sequence ATGAAAGCGACGATCGTTCGAGGACTGACGCTGGCCGGCCTGATGGCGACGCCGGCGCTCGCGCACCATGGGTGGTCGAGCTACGACTCGACCAAGCTGGTGACGCTGCAGGGTCCCGTCCTCGAGTCCCGTTTCGGCAATCCCCATGGCTCCCTGACCATCGAGCATGAGGGCAAGCGCTGGGAGGCGGTGCTCGCCCCGCCCTCGCGCATGACGGCGCGCGGCCTGACCGAGTCCGACATCGCGGTCGGCGCGACCGTCAAGGTCGAAGGCTATGTCAGCACCCGAGTCGCGACCGAAATCAGGGCGGAGCGCATCATCGTGGGGTCCAAGACCGTCGAACTGCGCTGA
- a CDS encoding ABC-type transport auxiliary lipoprotein family protein, giving the protein MTAPRTRSIRAKTLSAKTLSATALLLAGVALAGCSSLLAGKPPATYDLTAPTDLPRGGSQKGNLVVGEPVAVAVIDGQRIVVKPDAGQVTYLPDSQWSDRLPKLVQAKIIEAYENANRLKSVGRPGDRLAVDYQLVTELRAFEIRAGQGQAVVELTAKIVSDKTGRIVAGEVFQARQPLPGAVDGPTATRALNAALADVLRGLVAWTGQRL; this is encoded by the coding sequence GTGACCGCACCGCGTACCCGTTCAATCCGCGCCAAGACCTTGAGCGCCAAGACCTTGAGCGCCACGGCCCTCCTGCTCGCGGGCGTCGCGCTCGCCGGCTGCTCCAGCCTGCTCGCCGGCAAGCCGCCGGCGACCTACGACCTCACGGCCCCGACCGACCTTCCGCGCGGCGGCTCGCAGAAGGGCAACCTCGTGGTGGGCGAACCGGTCGCCGTCGCCGTCATCGACGGCCAGCGGATCGTCGTGAAGCCGGACGCGGGGCAGGTGACCTACCTTCCGGATTCGCAGTGGTCCGACCGCCTGCCGAAGCTCGTGCAGGCCAAGATCATCGAGGCCTACGAGAACGCCAACCGGCTGAAGAGCGTCGGTCGCCCCGGCGATCGGCTCGCCGTCGACTACCAACTCGTCACCGAGCTCCGCGCCTTCGAGATCCGCGCGGGGCAGGGACAGGCCGTGGTGGAGCTCACCGCGAAGATCGTCAGCGACAAGACCGGCAGGATCGTCGCCGGCGAGGTGTTCCAGGCCCGCCAGCCGCTTCCCGGCGCCGTCGACGGTCCGACCGCCACGCGCGCGCTGAACGCCGCGCTCGCCGACGTGCTGCGCGGCCTCGTCGCGTGGACCGGCCAGCGCCTCTGA